One stretch of Thermoanaerobaculia bacterium DNA includes these proteins:
- a CDS encoding Bax inhibitor-1/YccA family protein, with protein sequence MSLATAGRVSAFLRRVYGWMFFGLALTGLVAAGMAANPSTVIGFARNPVLFFGLIIAELGLVVYLSARVLKMSPAAAAGAFITYAALNGVLFSTIFLAYTATSISTTFFITAGMFGALALFGTVTKKSLAGIGSFVTMGLIGLLLAMVVGMFVHSDGLQFAISIIGVIVFTGLTAWDAQRLKAMAVATPEGHVQNLAIIGALRLYLDFVNLFLFLLRFMGRRR encoded by the coding sequence ATGTCGCTGGCGACGGCCGGCCGGGTATCGGCGTTCCTGCGGCGTGTCTACGGATGGATGTTCTTCGGCCTTGCCCTGACCGGTCTCGTCGCGGCGGGAATGGCCGCGAACCCCTCCACCGTCATCGGTTTCGCCCGCAACCCGGTCCTCTTCTTCGGGTTGATCATCGCGGAGCTCGGACTCGTCGTCTATCTCTCGGCGCGCGTCCTCAAGATGTCTCCGGCCGCGGCGGCCGGCGCGTTCATCACCTACGCCGCCTTGAACGGCGTGCTCTTCTCCACGATCTTCCTCGCGTACACGGCGACGTCGATCTCGACCACGTTCTTCATCACGGCGGGGATGTTCGGAGCCCTCGCGCTCTTCGGCACCGTCACGAAGAAGAGTCTCGCGGGAATCGGTTCCTTCGTGACCATGGGCCTGATCGGTCTTCTCCTCGCGATGGTCGTGGGAATGTTCGTGCACTCCGACGGACTGCAGTTCGCGATCTCGATCATCGGCGTGATCGTGTTCACCGGCCTCACCGCCTGGGACGCGCAGCGCCTGAAGGCGATGGCCGTCGCCACTCCGGAAGGCCACGTCCAGAACCTGGCGATCATCGGCGCCCTGCGCCTCTACCTCGATTTCGTGAACCTGTTTCTGTTCCTGCTCCGCTTCATGGGCCGTCGCCGGTAG
- the traF gene encoding conjugal transfer protein TraF yields MRSNESDGGRGARPCLLAAAALAALTTAASLAAQTPSPGAKAVGMGGAFVAAGNDASALWGNPAGLAECPLGCAVIFGGAVATDENGFARTLRDDFRGVDVDTLTDPAAIARLERDLQRFEERGTGTIGSGNAGVGYAIRGLAIGIGETVYAGAYPQVVPIEPGSVIPSLASRATLKGIEARELRLGYAGSFLGFTVGGDVRYVQARTYLASESLAEAADNPASLLRDALKKSETRSNAFALDAGAIYRAALGKLRVGIVGENLNEPELDFADGSRAPLPRTIRAGAAFAPVSFDGIVFAADADLNKQKTLVPGLSSRRISAGAQIFFLRLGAFRDLEAVDPHWAYTAGLQLPLKAISIGISGVYSSDKRDVGAAAEVRVRL; encoded by the coding sequence ATGAGGTCGAATGAAAGCGACGGCGGCCGCGGGGCGCGCCCGTGTCTCCTCGCGGCGGCGGCGCTCGCGGCGCTCACGACGGCGGCCTCTCTCGCGGCCCAGACCCCTTCCCCCGGAGCGAAGGCGGTCGGCATGGGAGGCGCGTTCGTCGCCGCCGGCAACGATGCGTCGGCGCTCTGGGGAAACCCCGCGGGGCTGGCCGAGTGTCCTCTCGGGTGCGCGGTCATCTTCGGGGGCGCCGTCGCGACCGACGAGAACGGCTTTGCTCGCACGCTCCGGGACGACTTTCGGGGCGTGGACGTCGACACCCTGACCGATCCCGCGGCGATCGCCAGGCTCGAGCGAGACCTCCAGCGGTTCGAGGAGCGCGGGACCGGAACGATCGGCTCGGGAAACGCCGGCGTCGGGTACGCCATCCGGGGACTCGCGATCGGGATCGGGGAGACGGTGTACGCGGGCGCCTACCCGCAAGTCGTCCCGATCGAGCCGGGCTCGGTAATCCCCTCGCTCGCATCGCGCGCGACCCTGAAGGGGATCGAGGCCCGCGAGCTCCGTCTGGGCTATGCCGGCTCCTTCCTCGGGTTCACGGTCGGCGGCGACGTTCGCTACGTCCAGGCGCGCACGTATCTCGCGAGCGAATCGCTGGCGGAGGCGGCCGACAACCCCGCCTCGCTCCTGCGGGATGCCCTGAAGAAGAGCGAAACCCGGTCGAACGCGTTCGCCTTGGACGCCGGCGCCATCTACCGCGCGGCGCTCGGGAAGCTGCGCGTCGGGATCGTCGGCGAGAATCTGAACGAGCCGGAGCTCGATTTCGCCGACGGCTCCCGCGCCCCGCTTCCGCGGACGATCCGCGCGGGGGCCGCGTTCGCGCCGGTCTCCTTCGACGGGATCGTCTTCGCGGCCGACGCGGACCTCAACAAGCAGAAGACGCTCGTGCCGGGGCTTTCGAGCCGGCGCATCTCGGCGGGCGCTCAGATCTTCTTCCTCCGGCTCGGCGCCTTCCGCGACCTCGAAGCCGTCGACCCGCACTGGGCGTACACCGCGGGCCTCCAGCTTCCTCTCAAGGCGATCTCGATCGGGATCTCCGGCGTCTACTCCTCCGACAAGCGCGACGTCGGCGCCGCCGCGGAGGTGAGGGTCCGGTTGTAA